A part of Desulfobacter sp. genomic DNA contains:
- a CDS encoding RNA methyltransferase, with the protein MADLYIALIHHPVVNKKGDTVGSAVTNMDLHDIARAGRTFGVKGYYVVTPYEDQTLLCNQIMDHWVTGAGAKANPARKSALERVRLADSFEGVCQAIEAETEKPLVKVATSARKYENTVSCSSLKRNLNENMPHVIVFGTAWGLAEEVIEQCDHILEPIQGAGSYNHLSVRSAASIYLDRLING; encoded by the coding sequence ATGGCTGATTTGTATATCGCCCTGATTCACCATCCGGTGGTCAATAAAAAAGGGGATACCGTGGGATCGGCTGTGACGAACATGGACCTTCATGACATCGCCCGGGCGGGCAGGACCTTCGGGGTAAAAGGCTACTATGTGGTCACCCCCTATGAAGACCAGACCCTTCTGTGTAACCAGATAATGGACCACTGGGTAACAGGGGCCGGGGCAAAGGCCAATCCGGCACGCAAATCCGCCCTGGAGCGGGTTCGCCTGGCAGACAGCTTTGAAGGGGTATGCCAAGCCATTGAAGCAGAGACAGAAAAGCCCCTGGTGAAAGTGGCCACCAGCGCCCGGAAATATGAAAACACCGTCAGCTGCAGCAGCTTAAAACGGAATTTAAATGAAAATATGCCCCATGTCATCGTGTTCGGCACGGCGTGGGGCCTGGCGGAAGAGGTCATTGAGCAGTGCGACCATATCCTGGAACCCATACAGGGGGCAGGATCATACAACCATCTTTCCGTCAGGTCAGCGGCATCAATATATTTAGACCGACTTATAAATGGCTGA
- the acs gene encoding acetate--CoA ligase, with product MSQFVFHAPDDHRKNAWVKSLDEYKGMHKYSIENPDEFWAEKAQAFYWEKKWDKVRDFNYSLSKGPVRIEWFTGGRTNMAYNCLDRHLESRADQTAIIWEGNDVGEDGEITYRHLHEAVCRFANALKSKGVSKGDRVAIYLPMVPELAISMLACARIGAVHSIVFGGFSPDALCDRILDSDSRVLVTTDGVMRGAKAIPLKENADRAMAQCEKKGHSVDTCFVVHRTGTAVEMKPGRDLWWADEVSRQGPDCPVEWMDAEDPLFILYTSGSTGKPKGVQHNVGGYMVYTGITFKYIFDYHDNDIFWCTADIGWVTGHSYIVYGPLSQGATSLIFEGIPNYPDPGRFWATVDKWKVNQFYTAPTAIRALMAQGEQWVEKYDLTSLRVLGSVGEPINPEAWQWYFKYVGKEKCPVIDTWWQTETGGIMITPLPYAIGQKPGSATLPFFGVNPVLLDEEGNELSGACQGILAVKEPWPGQMRTVFNNHERFESTYFQMFDGYYFTGDGCRRDEDGYHWITGRVDDVINVSGHRMGTAEVESALESHPGVAEAAVIGFPHDIKGQGIYAFITPKPGAAGGEELLKGLRQHVRKEIGPIATPDIIHSAPALPKTRSGKIMRRILRKIATDEFDGIGDTSTLAEPEVVDSLIDSHKDLTRR from the coding sequence ATGAGCCAGTTTGTATTTCACGCACCTGATGACCACCGGAAGAACGCCTGGGTGAAATCCCTGGATGAGTATAAAGGCATGCACAAATATTCCATTGAAAATCCCGATGAATTCTGGGCTGAAAAAGCCCAGGCGTTTTATTGGGAAAAAAAATGGGACAAGGTGAGGGACTTTAACTACAGCCTGTCCAAAGGGCCTGTCCGCATTGAATGGTTCACCGGCGGCAGAACCAATATGGCCTATAACTGCCTGGACCGGCATCTTGAGTCCAGGGCGGACCAGACAGCCATTATCTGGGAAGGAAACGATGTCGGGGAAGATGGTGAGATCACTTACAGGCATCTCCATGAAGCGGTCTGCCGGTTTGCCAACGCCCTGAAATCCAAAGGGGTCTCAAAGGGGGACCGGGTGGCCATATACCTGCCCATGGTGCCGGAACTGGCCATCAGTATGCTGGCCTGTGCACGGATCGGCGCTGTCCACAGCATTGTGTTCGGCGGTTTCAGTCCCGACGCCCTTTGCGACCGGATACTTGACAGTGATTCCAGGGTCCTTGTCACAACGGACGGTGTGATGAGGGGGGCCAAGGCCATTCCCCTGAAAGAAAATGCCGACCGGGCCATGGCACAATGCGAAAAAAAAGGCCATTCCGTGGATACCTGTTTTGTGGTGCACAGAACCGGGACTGCGGTTGAAATGAAGCCGGGCAGGGATCTGTGGTGGGCGGATGAGGTCTCAAGGCAGGGACCGGACTGCCCGGTGGAGTGGATGGATGCCGAAGATCCCCTGTTTATTCTCTATACCTCCGGCTCAACCGGGAAACCCAAAGGCGTCCAGCATAATGTGGGCGGGTACATGGTATATACAGGGATTACATTTAAATACATATTCGACTACCATGATAATGATATTTTCTGGTGCACGGCGGATATCGGCTGGGTCACCGGGCACAGCTACATTGTCTATGGGCCCCTTTCCCAGGGGGCCACAAGCCTCATATTTGAGGGAATTCCCAATTATCCCGATCCCGGGCGGTTCTGGGCCACAGTGGACAAATGGAAGGTCAACCAGTTCTACACGGCCCCCACGGCCATCAGGGCGCTGATGGCCCAGGGGGAACAATGGGTTGAAAAGTATGATCTGACTTCCCTGAGGGTTTTGGGCTCTGTCGGCGAGCCCATCAATCCCGAAGCGTGGCAGTGGTATTTCAAATATGTGGGCAAAGAAAAATGCCCGGTGATCGATACCTGGTGGCAGACCGAGACCGGAGGGATCATGATCACCCCGCTGCCCTATGCCATCGGCCAGAAGCCCGGATCTGCAACCCTGCCTTTTTTTGGCGTCAACCCGGTCCTGCTTGACGAGGAGGGGAATGAACTCTCCGGTGCCTGCCAGGGGATTCTGGCCGTGAAAGAACCCTGGCCCGGCCAGATGCGGACGGTATTCAACAACCACGAACGCTTTGAAAGCACCTATTTCCAGATGTTTGACGGGTATTATTTTACGGGAGACGGATGCCGGAGGGATGAAGACGGATACCATTGGATTACAGGCCGGGTGGATGATGTCATCAATGTCTCCGGGCACAGGATGGGGACCGCTGAGGTGGAAAGTGCCCTTGAAAGCCATCCCGGGGTGGCGGAGGCCGCTGTCATCGGTTTTCCCCATGATATTAAGGGGCAGGGGATTTATGCCTTTATCACACCCAAACCCGGTGCCGCCGGGGGCGAGGAACTGCTCAAGGGGCTGCGGCAGCATGTCAGAAAAGAGATCGGCCCCATTGCCACCCCTGATATCATCCATAGTGCACCGGCATTGCCGAAAACCCGGTCGGGCAAAATTATGCGCCGGATTTTACGCAAGATCGCCACGGATGAGTTCGACGGCATCGGAGATACCTCCACCCTGGCCGAGCCTGAGGTGGTTGACAGCCTGATTGACAGCCATAAGGACCTAACGAGACGGTAG
- the rplS gene encoding 50S ribosomal protein L19: MTNVIAKLEREQMRMDIPEFDSGDTIKVHVKIREGEKERIQVFQGVVIKKTKGLASARFTVRKISGGIGVERIFPLYSPAIDKIEVVTRGRVRRSKLYYLRNLRGKAARIKEKRFA, encoded by the coding sequence ATGACAAACGTAATTGCAAAACTTGAAAGAGAACAGATGCGCATGGACATCCCGGAATTCGATTCCGGCGATACCATCAAGGTCCACGTAAAAATCAGGGAAGGTGAAAAAGAACGTATCCAGGTATTCCAGGGCGTGGTCATCAAGAAGACCAAAGGCCTGGCCTCCGCCAGATTCACTGTCCGGAAAATCTCCGGCGGCATCGGCGTGGAAAGAATTTTCCCCCTGTACTCCCCTGCCATTGACAAAATCGAAGTGGTTACCCGGGGCCGGGTCAGAAGATCCAAACTCTACTACCTGAGAAACCTGCGGGGCAAAGCTGCCAGAATCAAAGAAAAACGCTTTGCCTAA
- the sat gene encoding sulfate adenylyltransferase, which produces MSKLVAPHGGKGLVCCKLEGAELEAEIKKAAGLKKIEISSQVKGDLIMLGIGGFSPLNGFMTKADWKGVCADFLLADGTFWPVPVMLDAAAADAAEINEGDEIALERDGEVYATMKVEEKFEMTEDEKKWECEKVYKGHGEESEDDVFWKIALEDHPGVQAVMARKEFCLSGPVKVLSEGEFPEKFKGVYLTPKETRAIFDERGWANVASMQLRNPMHRSHEHLCKIALDVCDGVLIHSLIGNLKPGDIPAEVRIKCIDRLIQDYFVPEHVVNGGYPLDMRYAGPREGLLHATFRQNYGVNKMIIGRDHAGVGDFYTLFEAQEIFDIIPQPEEEGKALLCEALKIDWTFYCHKCDGMASMRTCPHGKEDRVILSGTKLRHALSNNEEVVDHFGREEVLVILREYYAGLKEKVEVKLQSHAEGSKM; this is translated from the coding sequence ATGTCTAAATTAGTTGCACCCCACGGTGGTAAAGGTCTTGTTTGCTGCAAACTCGAAGGCGCAGAACTGGAAGCTGAAATTAAAAAAGCTGCCGGCCTGAAGAAGATCGAAATCTCTTCCCAGGTTAAAGGCGACCTGATCATGCTCGGTATCGGCGGTTTCTCTCCGCTGAACGGTTTCATGACCAAGGCTGACTGGAAAGGCGTTTGCGCCGACTTCCTGCTGGCCGACGGTACTTTCTGGCCGGTACCCGTAATGCTGGACGCTGCTGCTGCCGACGCCGCTGAAATCAACGAAGGCGACGAAATTGCCCTTGAAAGAGACGGCGAAGTATACGCTACCATGAAGGTCGAAGAAAAATTCGAAATGACCGAAGATGAAAAAAAATGGGAATGCGAGAAAGTATACAAAGGCCATGGCGAAGAGTCTGAAGATGACGTATTCTGGAAGATCGCCCTGGAAGATCATCCCGGCGTTCAGGCTGTTATGGCCAGAAAAGAATTCTGCCTGTCAGGTCCCGTAAAAGTCCTTTCCGAAGGCGAATTCCCCGAAAAATTCAAAGGCGTATACCTGACCCCCAAAGAAACCCGCGCTATCTTCGACGAAAGAGGCTGGGCCAACGTTGCTTCCATGCAGCTGAGAAACCCCATGCACCGTTCCCACGAACATCTGTGCAAGATCGCCCTTGACGTGTGTGACGGCGTTCTGATCCACTCCCTGATCGGTAACCTGAAACCCGGCGACATCCCCGCAGAAGTACGGATCAAATGTATCGACAGACTGATTCAGGACTACTTCGTACCCGAGCATGTTGTTAACGGCGGCTATCCCCTGGATATGAGATATGCCGGTCCCCGTGAAGGCCTCCTGCACGCCACCTTCCGCCAGAACTACGGCGTCAACAAGATGATCATCGGCCGTGACCATGCAGGTGTTGGTGACTTCTACACCCTGTTCGAAGCCCAGGAAATCTTCGACATCATTCCCCAGCCCGAAGAAGAAGGCAAAGCCCTGCTGTGCGAAGCCCTGAAAATCGACTGGACTTTCTACTGCCACAAATGTGACGGCATGGCTTCCATGAGAACCTGCCCCCACGGCAAAGAAGACCGCGTAATCCTCTCCGGTACCAAACTGCGTCACGCCCTGTCCAACAACGAAGAAGTTGTTGACCACTTCGGCCGTGAAGAAGTCCTGGTTATCCTCAGAGAATACTATGCCGGCCTGAAAGAAAAAGTAGAAGTTAAACTGCAGAGCCATGCAGAAGGCTCCAAGATGTAA
- a CDS encoding YraN family protein codes for MSLAGKQLGRTGEDAAAQFLAARGYTIIQRNFSTRRFEIDIIAKDGDTLCFVEVKTRSNLKKGLPREAVLPAKQQKIIMGASFYLKKHNCINQRVRFDVVEVLLAGGPPEITLIPNAFQGV; via the coding sequence ATGAGCCTGGCCGGCAAACAGCTGGGGCGGACCGGTGAAGACGCGGCCGCCCAATTCCTGGCGGCCAGGGGCTATACCATCATCCAACGGAATTTCAGTACCCGCCGCTTTGAAATCGATATCATTGCAAAGGACGGCGATACGCTTTGCTTTGTTGAAGTTAAGACCCGTTCAAATCTTAAAAAGGGGCTGCCCAGGGAGGCGGTGCTGCCGGCAAAGCAGCAGAAAATCATTATGGGCGCCAGCTTTTATCTGAAAAAACACAATTGCATCAACCAGCGGGTCCGTTTTGATGTGGTCGAGGTCCTCCTTGCCGGCGGACCGCCGGAGATCACCCTGATTCCCAACGCATTCCAAGGAGTTTAA
- a CDS encoding ribonuclease HII, producing MRHFEEKANAAGYRYIAGIDEAGRGPLAGPVVSAAVILPEDFVCSEITDSKKLSEKKRAALFPFIKKNALAVGVGIADHLEIDRINVLRASLLSMKRAAEDLTLPPDYLLIDGKFTIDMETDQEAIVKGDAKSISIAAASIIAKVTRDRIMEEMAVKYPEYDFHRHKGYPTKAHKAAIAAHGPCPIHRKSFKGVA from the coding sequence ATGCGGCACTTCGAAGAGAAGGCCAATGCCGCCGGGTACAGATATATTGCAGGCATTGACGAGGCCGGCAGGGGACCCCTTGCCGGCCCCGTTGTCTCTGCAGCCGTGATCCTGCCCGAGGATTTTGTTTGCTCTGAGATAACGGATTCAAAAAAATTAAGTGAAAAAAAACGGGCCGCCCTGTTTCCCTTCATCAAAAAGAATGCGCTGGCCGTCGGAGTCGGCATTGCCGATCACCTGGAAATAGACCGGATCAACGTGCTCCGTGCCTCCCTGCTTTCCATGAAACGGGCGGCTGAAGACCTGACGCTTCCTCCCGACTACCTGCTCATCGACGGGAAATTCACCATTGATATGGAAACCGACCAGGAAGCCATTGTCAAAGGGGATGCCAAGAGCATTTCAATTGCAGCGGCCTCCATCATTGCCAAAGTGACCCGGGACAGGATCATGGAAGAGATGGCTGTAAAATATCCGGAATATGATTTTCACCGTCACAAAGGCTATCCCACCAAGGCCCACAAAGCCGCCATTGCAGCCCACGGCCCCTGCCCCATCCACAGGAAAAGCTTTAAAGGGGTGGCATGA
- the rsmI gene encoding 16S rRNA (cytidine(1402)-2'-O)-methyltransferase has translation MAGTLYIVATPMGNLEDITFRALRILKEVDLIAAEDTRHSRRLLDHYGITTPMTACHEHNEDRKSEDILDRIVEGLDVALISDAGTPLISDPGYRLVNRAAAREIKVVPIPGCNAAVTGLSASGLPTDSFLFCGFPPKKQKAQEAFLDGLAQGSATLILYESPKRIKKLISRAVDRLGDRHACLAREMTKHYEEFLRAPLSKLLSDLEDRDQIKGECVLFIQGAGKTSAPPSPDSLEDLIRERLKENPKTSALAKELAGRFNLPRKQVYDAILALKKSGA, from the coding sequence ATGGCGGGCACCCTCTATATTGTGGCCACCCCCATGGGCAATCTTGAAGATATCACCTTCAGAGCCCTGCGGATACTCAAAGAGGTCGATCTCATTGCCGCAGAGGATACCCGCCATTCCAGGCGCCTCCTGGATCACTACGGCATCACCACCCCCATGACCGCCTGCCACGAGCACAATGAGGACCGGAAGTCCGAAGATATTCTGGACCGAATTGTCGAGGGCCTCGATGTTGCCCTGATCTCAGATGCCGGTACCCCCCTGATCTCCGATCCGGGTTACCGCCTGGTAAACCGTGCCGCCGCCCGGGAAATCAAGGTCGTACCCATCCCCGGATGCAATGCCGCCGTCACCGGCCTGAGCGCTTCGGGACTGCCCACGGACAGTTTTCTGTTCTGCGGCTTTCCCCCGAAAAAGCAAAAGGCCCAGGAAGCATTTCTGGATGGACTCGCCCAAGGATCCGCCACCCTGATTTTATACGAATCCCCAAAACGGATAAAAAAGCTGATTTCAAGGGCAGTCGACCGCCTGGGGGACCGGCATGCATGCCTGGCCAGGGAAATGACCAAGCATTATGAAGAATTTCTAAGGGCGCCCCTTTCGAAACTCCTCTCCGATCTCGAAGACCGGGACCAGATCAAAGGGGAATGTGTCCTTTTCATTCAGGGCGCTGGCAAAACTTCTGCCCCCCCCTCCCCCGATTCCCTTGAAGACCTGATCCGGGAACGGCTTAAGGAAAATCCCAAAACATCGGCCCTTGCAAAGGAGCTTGCCGGTAGATTCAACCTGCCCAGAAAACAGGTCTATGACGCCATCCTTGCCCTGAAAAAAAGCGGCGCCTGA
- a CDS encoding HAD hydrolase-like protein, translating to MDISKIRAVVFDCDGVMFDTALSNRKFYDAILAEFGKTSLTEEQFINVHMMTVKAAIEYLFPEMGDLRPVYLKIKEIGYAKFIPYMEMEQGLPELLADLKKAGLFRGVATNRTNTMEGVLAENNLTASFEMVVTAADVEHPKPAPDQLIKIMDAQGFDPKEILFVGDSTYDQNAAHSAGTWFAAFKSPKLDAHFHVGAMDEIADLLNIKE from the coding sequence ATGGATATTTCAAAGATCAGGGCCGTGGTATTTGACTGTGACGGGGTCATGTTTGACACGGCCCTGTCCAATCGAAAGTTTTACGATGCAATCCTTGCCGAATTCGGCAAGACTTCCCTCACCGAAGAACAATTTATCAATGTGCATATGATGACGGTCAAGGCCGCCATTGAATACCTTTTTCCCGAGATGGGCGATCTCAGGCCCGTCTATCTGAAAATCAAGGAAATCGGGTACGCCAAGTTCATCCCCTATATGGAAATGGAGCAGGGGCTGCCCGAGCTGCTGGCGGACCTGAAAAAGGCCGGACTCTTCCGGGGGGTGGCCACCAACCGGACCAATACCATGGAGGGGGTCCTCGCGGAAAATAACCTCACCGCCTCATTTGAAATGGTGGTGACGGCCGCAGATGTGGAACACCCCAAGCCCGCCCCGGACCAATTGATCAAAATCATGGATGCCCAGGGATTCGACCCCAAGGAAATCCTCTTTGTGGGGGATTCAACCTATGACCAGAACGCCGCCCACAGCGCCGGGACCTGGTTTGCGGCATTCAAGTCCCCCAAGCTGGACGCCCACTTCCATGTGGGGGCCATGGATGAGATTGCAGACCTCTTAAATATAAAAGAATAA
- a CDS encoding inorganic phosphate transporter — MGIEIYYGIVGMLILFAIFDLVVGVTNDAVNFLNSSIGSKAAPFITIIIVASFGILAGVTFSGGMMEVARKGIFHPEFFTMPELLTIFLAVMITDILLLDLFNTHGLPTSTTVSIVFELLGAAVALSLIKITAQASNGLDLWDYINTAKALAIVGGILLSIVVAFASGAVVQLISRLIFTFDYKERLNRYGAVWGGIAMTAITFFILVKGSKGATFMDAQTVAWIKGHSLIIMAGIFAVSAVIFQILLSFKVNILKPIVLIGTFALAMAFAANDLVNFIGVPLAGLNAFQSALASADPMTVTMEALSKKVQSQTFIMLIAGTIMVITLWLSKKARTVTETEISLGQQDEGMERFESVWLSRRIVNLFDSLFNSVKNITPLPLREAVAKRVTPLNETTHVHHKEKPSFDLIRASVNLMVASAVVSFATSLKLPLSTTYVTFMVAMGSSFSDQAWGRESAVYRITGVLTVIGGWFMTALIAFVVSFIAANIIFHFKLPGIIGLMVFVAVMVWKNKKRHEGKEKTKEEINIFHLEKVENFQDSVSDTFDHLSYQLKGIRDSLDVTFDALFAEDLDMLRAQRKKTKQFQLGSNIIIANVFKVLRLLQREDNEVSYNYYQIIRRLQKFTDGHRDTVIRCTMHVANRHKGLLPVQIEELKAIKKVFIDILDQVETAFSHKDIVDCNHIGAQFHYLRELVDDYNANQIRRIQSTSSKTRLSIMFYAISGNCVMMAKQVVKLLEIFNEAFPLEDPHKSCHKQVN; from the coding sequence ATGGGCATTGAAATCTACTATGGTATCGTAGGTATGCTGATCCTGTTTGCCATTTTTGACCTGGTCGTGGGGGTGACCAACGATGCGGTCAATTTCCTCAATTCATCCATCGGTTCCAAAGCCGCCCCGTTCATCACCATAATCATTGTTGCCAGCTTCGGTATTCTGGCCGGAGTAACGTTTTCAGGCGGCATGATGGAAGTGGCCCGGAAGGGAATATTCCATCCGGAATTCTTTACCATGCCGGAACTGCTCACCATCTTCCTGGCCGTGATGATCACGGACATTCTTCTGCTGGACCTGTTCAACACCCACGGTCTGCCCACCTCCACCACGGTCTCCATTGTATTTGAACTCCTGGGTGCTGCCGTGGCCCTTTCCCTGATCAAAATAACGGCCCAGGCCAGCAACGGCCTTGATCTATGGGACTATATCAACACGGCCAAAGCCCTGGCCATTGTGGGGGGCATCCTGCTCTCCATTGTGGTGGCCTTTGCCTCGGGGGCTGTGGTCCAGCTGATATCCCGCCTGATCTTCACCTTTGACTACAAGGAAAGGCTCAACCGCTACGGCGCCGTCTGGGGCGGAATCGCTATGACCGCTATCACCTTTTTTATCCTGGTTAAGGGCTCAAAGGGAGCCACGTTCATGGACGCCCAGACCGTGGCATGGATAAAAGGCCATTCCTTAATCATTATGGCCGGCATATTTGCCGTTTCCGCCGTGATCTTTCAGATCCTGCTCAGCTTTAAGGTGAATATCCTCAAACCCATTGTTCTCATCGGCACCTTTGCCCTGGCCATGGCCTTTGCCGCCAACGATCTGGTGAATTTTATCGGGGTCCCCCTGGCAGGACTAAATGCCTTCCAGAGCGCCCTGGCCTCGGCCGACCCCATGACCGTTACCATGGAGGCCCTGAGCAAGAAAGTCCAGTCCCAGACCTTTATCATGCTCATTGCCGGTACCATCATGGTGATCACCCTCTGGCTCTCCAAAAAAGCAAGAACAGTAACGGAAACGGAAATCAGCCTGGGCCAGCAGGACGAAGGAATGGAACGGTTTGAATCGGTATGGCTCTCCCGCCGGATTGTCAACCTCTTTGACAGCCTGTTCAACTCCGTGAAAAACATCACCCCCCTGCCTTTGAGGGAAGCCGTGGCAAAACGGGTCACCCCATTGAACGAAACCACCCATGTCCACCATAAGGAAAAACCCTCCTTTGACCTGATCAGGGCCTCGGTGAATTTGATGGTGGCCTCGGCCGTGGTCTCCTTTGCCACCTCCCTGAAGCTGCCCCTGTCCACCACCTATGTCACCTTCATGGTGGCCATGGGCTCTTCCTTCTCAGACCAGGCCTGGGGCCGGGAGAGTGCCGTATACCGGATTACCGGTGTGCTGACCGTCATCGGCGGATGGTTCATGACGGCCCTGATCGCATTCGTGGTCTCCTTTATCGCCGCCAACATCATCTTTCATTTCAAGCTGCCCGGCATCATCGGCCTGATGGTCTTTGTGGCGGTCATGGTCTGGAAAAATAAAAAGCGCCACGAAGGCAAAGAAAAAACCAAGGAAGAGATCAATATTTTCCATCTTGAAAAGGTGGAAAACTTCCAGGATTCAGTATCCGACACCTTTGACCACCTGTCATACCAGCTCAAGGGCATCCGGGATTCTCTGGACGTTACCTTTGACGCCCTCTTTGCCGAAGACCTGGATATGCTGCGGGCCCAGCGCAAAAAAACCAAGCAGTTCCAGCTGGGCAGCAATATCATTATTGCCAACGTGTTCAAGGTGCTTCGGCTCCTCCAGCGGGAGGACAACGAGGTCTCCTACAACTATTACCAGATCATCCGCAGGCTGCAAAAATTCACCGACGGCCACCGGGATACGGTGATCCGCTGCACCATGCATGTGGCCAACCGCCACAAGGGCCTGCTGCCGGTTCAGATTGAGGAACTCAAGGCCATTAAAAAGGTGTTTATAGACATTCTGGACCAGGTGGAAACCGCTTTCAGCCACAAGGATATTGTGGACTGCAACCACATCGGGGCCCAGTTCCATTACCTGCGGGAACTGGTGGACGATTATAATGCCAACCAGATCCGGCGGATCCAGTCGACCTCGTCCAAAACACGGCTCAGCATCATGTTCTACGCCATCTCAGGCAATTGTGTAATGATGGCAAAACAGGTGGTGAAACTCCTTGAAATCTTCAACGAAGCCTTCCCCCTGGAAGATCCCCATAAATCCTGCCACAAGCAGGTGAACTAA